A portion of the Adhaeribacter radiodurans genome contains these proteins:
- a CDS encoding DUF4056 domain-containing protein produces MRLLNILLAGILCLNLTSLLGKPVTLNTKGLATPPPRIIRTCCSFGSELKMAVIPVKKVTQISCISNLGPHQYLGSSKEGNGIIYTKHGGFVDMGHLRDQADWTAYLYALIRESQKNGVTIQRLGHEGGTKELNLNIPADLDSTDAILLAGRIAYDLSVWHEIATWYGASYIPFVTERYSSFSIEDAYSNLLGVTLGMEALKSDLPYEQAITQLIAKTLNNLEAVATEADTHAAMESVLNVWWTRDKRLPSGKILLARQIEVYPVVRPLLLPGTANALDAAAFELTVPDQTQAHKSLSDFYQLTIKPSYKVPLHLIFPEEEKHFVTQTDFALLLRQIEKEERAQQLQTNSRIVNWRSGS; encoded by the coding sequence ATGAGACTATTAAATATTTTATTGGCAGGCATTTTATGCCTGAATCTTACTTCTTTGCTGGGGAAACCAGTTACTTTAAATACCAAAGGCTTAGCTACTCCTCCTCCTCGTATCATTCGTACCTGCTGCTCATTTGGTTCTGAGTTAAAAATGGCAGTTATACCGGTAAAAAAGGTTACGCAAATTAGTTGTATCAGCAATTTAGGTCCACATCAATATTTAGGCAGCAGTAAAGAAGGTAACGGCATCATTTATACCAAACACGGCGGTTTTGTTGATATGGGCCACTTACGTGATCAAGCCGATTGGACAGCCTACCTGTATGCTTTAATTCGGGAAAGTCAAAAAAATGGCGTAACAATCCAACGCTTGGGACATGAAGGTGGTACAAAAGAGTTAAACCTGAATATACCCGCCGATTTAGATAGCACAGATGCCATTTTATTGGCTGGCCGGATTGCTTATGACTTATCGGTGTGGCACGAAATAGCCACCTGGTATGGCGCCTCTTATATCCCTTTTGTTACCGAACGGTATTCCAGCTTTTCTATCGAAGATGCATACTCCAACTTATTAGGGGTTACCTTGGGCATGGAAGCTCTTAAAAGCGATTTACCCTACGAGCAAGCCATAACTCAATTAATAGCCAAAACATTAAATAATTTAGAAGCTGTAGCCACTGAAGCAGATACCCATGCTGCCATGGAAAGTGTACTTAATGTTTGGTGGACACGCGATAAAAGGTTACCTAGCGGCAAAATATTGTTGGCGCGCCAGATAGAGGTTTATCCAGTTGTAAGGCCTTTGCTTCTCCCGGGTACAGCTAACGCCCTAGATGCAGCTGCTTTTGAGTTAACTGTTCCGGACCAGACACAAGCTCATAAGTCCTTATCTGACTTTTACCAGCTTACGATTAAGCCAAGCTATAAAGTGCCGCTTCACTTAATTTTTCCGGAAGAAGAAAAACATTTTGTTACCCAAACAGATTTTGCTTTACTTCTGCGCCAGATTGAAAAAGAAGAGCGGGCCCAACAACTGCAAACTAATTCACGAATCGTAAATTGGCGGTCTGGTAGTTGA